The Mauremys reevesii isolate NIE-2019 linkage group 13, ASM1616193v1, whole genome shotgun sequence genome contains a region encoding:
- the LOC120380225 gene encoding olfactory receptor 14A16-like encodes MSNQTTVTEFLLLGFSDVRELQILHFVVFLVLYLAALVGNLLLITAVAFDHHLHTPMYFFLMNLSILDFGSISVPVTKSLANSLMNTRSISYSGCVAQVFFFTFFTSTGFALLTIMAYDRYVAICQPLHYERVKNRRPCIQMAASAWRSIFVYSVLHTGNTFAISFCGGNTVDQFFCEIPQLLKLACSDSYLSEAGAIAFSVCLGLSFFVFIVVSYVQIFTRVMKIPSEQGRHKALSTCLPHLIVVSLFFFTVAFAYLKPIYSSTSGLDLMMAVLYSVVPPMMNPIIYSMRNKEIKAALKKLIVGRLFTKTKISIFHL; translated from the coding sequence ATGTCCAACCAAACTACTGTGACCGAGTttcttctcctgggattctctgacgttcgggagctgcagattttgcactttgtggtgtttctGGTGCTTTACCTGGCAGCCCTGGTGGGGAATCTTCTCCTCATCACAGCTGTAGCCTTTGACCatcaccttcacacccccatgtacttcttcctgatgaatcTGTCCATTCTAGACTTTGGCTCCATTTCTGTCCCAGTCACCAAATCTTTGGCCAACTCCCTCATGAACACCAGGTCAATTTCCTATTCTGGATGTGTCGCACAAGTCTTTTTCTTTACATTCTTTACTTCAACAGGTTTTGCCTTACTCACCATCATGGCATACGACCGATATGTCGCCATCTGCCAACCTTTGCACTATGAGAGAGTGAAGAACAGGAGACCTTGCATCCAgatggcagccagtgcctggagGAGTATTTTTGTCTACTCTGTACTGCACACTGGGAACACATTTGCAATATCCTTCTGTGGAGGCAACACAGTGGATCAGTTtttctgtgaaatcccccagctCCTCAAGCTCGCCTGCTCTGACTCATACCTCAGTGAAGCTGGGGCTATTGCCTTTAGTGTGTGCTTAGGCTTaagtttctttgtttttatagttgtgtcatatgttcagatcttcaCCAGGGTAATGAAaatcccctctgagcagggccggcataaAGCTCTAtccacctgcctccctcacctcaTTGTGGTCTCATTGTTCTTTTTCACTGTAGCCTTTGCCTACCTGAAACCCATCTACAGCTCAACATCAGGTCTGGATCTCATGATGGCTGTTCTCTATTCTGTGGTGCCTCCAATGATGAATCcgatcatctacagcatgaggaacaaggagatcaaagctgcacTGAAGAAACTGATAGTGGGGAGGTTATTCACCAAAACCAAAATATCCATCTTTCATCTTTGA